A genomic region of Phocoena sinus isolate mPhoSin1 chromosome 18, mPhoSin1.pri, whole genome shotgun sequence contains the following coding sequences:
- the SPRY2 gene encoding protein sprouty homolog 2 yields the protein MEARAQSGSGSQPLLQAPRDAGRQRGEPDPRDALAQQVHVLSLDQIRAIRNTNEYTEGPTVVPRPGLKPAPRPSAQHKHERLHGLPEHRQPPRPQHSQAHASARATLSRSVSTVSSGSRSSTRTSTSSISSEQRLLGSSFSSGPVADGIIRVQPKSELQPGELKPLSKEDLGLHAYRCEDCGKCKCKECTYPRPLPSDWICHEQCLCSAQNVIDYGTCVCCVKGLFYHCSNDDEDNCADNPCSCSQSHCCTRWSAMGVMSLFLPCLWCYLPAKGCLKLCQGCYDRVNRPGCRCKNSNTVCCKVPTVPPRNFEKPT from the coding sequence ATGGAGGCCAGAGCTCAGAGTGGCAGCGGATCGCAGCCCTTGCTGCAGGCACCCCGTGACGCTGGCAGGCAGCGTGGGGAGCCCGACCCCAGAGACGCCCTCGCCCAGCAGGTACACGTGCTGTCTCTGGATCAGATCAGAGCCATCCGAAACACCAATGAGTACACAGAGGGGCCTACTGTGGTCCCCAGACCTGGGCTCAAGCCTGCACCTCGCCCCTCCGCTCAGCACAAGCACGAGAGACTCCACGGTCTGCCTGAGCACCGCCAGCCCCCCAGGCCCCAGCACTCTCAGGCCCACGCTTCTGCGAGGGCTACTCTGTCCAGGTCCGTCAGCACAGTCAGCTCGGGGTCTCGCAGCAGTACTAGGACAAGTACCAGCAGCATTTCCTCTGAACAGAGGCTCTTGGGATCATCCTTCTCCTCGGGGCCTGTTGCTGATGGGATAATCCGGGTGCAGCCCAAATCAGAGCTCCAGCCAGGTGAGCTTAAGCCGCTGAGCAAGGAGGATTTGGGGCTGCACGCCTACAGGTGTGAGGACTGCGGCAAGTGCAAATGTAAGGAGTGCACCTACCCAAGGCCTCTGCCATCGGACTGGATCTGCCACGAGCAGTGCCTTTGCTCGGCCCAGAACGTGATCGACTACGGGACCTGCGTGTGCTGTGTGAAAGGCCTCTTCTATCACTGTTCTAATGATGACGAGGACAACTGTGCTGACAACCCGTGTTCCTGCAGCCAGTCTCACTGTTGTACACGGTGGTCGGCCATGGGCGTCATGTCcctctttttgccttgtttatggtgtTACCTTCCAGCCAAGGGTTGCCTTAAATTGTGCCAGGGGTGTTATGACCGGGTGAACAGGCCTGGATGCCGttgtaaaaattcaaacacagtCTGCTGCAAAGTTCCCACTGTCCCACCCAGGAACTTTGAAAAACCAACATAG